A portion of the Epinephelus moara isolate mb chromosome 4, YSFRI_EMoa_1.0, whole genome shotgun sequence genome contains these proteins:
- the f8 gene encoding coagulation factor VIII — translation MELTAMRAAILVLLLPPLLLCFPAGQQPQQSAAAVREYYVAAVEIGWDYVHLDDDDPASEQRRRSKDIPQKYIKAVYREYTDSTYTTPKKRPPWTGIQGPVIVARAGDRVVVHFKNLASQSYSISPVGITYWKQSEGAGYDDSTAGQEKEDDAVSPGGYYEYVWDISPKDGPTTSDPECLTYSYSSQVDTVRDVNSGLIGALLICKASAFTEDGQRRNPAFVLLFAVFDETKSWYGEVGERKSREKFKRSVGRKEYHTINGYINSTLPGLTMCQGRNQVSWHLIGMGTAPEIHSIQFQDHTLEVLNHRKVTVEVTPMTFITAEMRPSAIGRFLMSCQIHAHRHDGMSTFFTVEDCPEPVTLPGPDLRNVKHTVSEDSSEDYSYEDDDNLFNTINFYPKKPQVQARSIGGQPRRTWQHYIAVEEVVWNYAHHLKPTDSELQSGYLPAAPHHLGYKYKKARYVEYTDASFTQRKSSDKTLLGPLLKGKVNDQIHITLRNMASRPFNIYPNGLTRIYPLHRSANAAETDLRSLEVPPNGTFTYVWRLTIDDGPLEGDPQCLTQLYQSTVSPERDLASGLVGTLLICKHDTMDTRGRLLVPDKEWSLIFAVFDENRSWYFNENMQQSTLTSFNATDPEFYNSNVIYSINGTMFAGRQFVAFQTDVTLWHVANVGTQSDFLSVYFTGNLFKYQGLYQSVLTLFPMTGITVPMETDLMGEWEIGAYDGSLKSRGMSIRYSVLHSNDGDIVDRDGIEEDISDYINDLNLPRSRRTGNRTVLVRMCKKPRADNNTLSVNASSQNVTDDKAVGTGAEGQSECELRKVMVGGENPNMVSEGGIPQDVLEEIARDGEWTVSQNGTELKGERSGRQRRQAEGNWTDTDITSGEDGGTSVEIEEEAVENKSDAGAEVLFEDRSGVSSVDNVTKGELEESNEILLSSNRQLSEEISSVEQSSSEGMDQNLVPQNPVQSEPEQITEDPLDLGYNKTAKNNNNTSRIDRSFEYLEYDDYGSQEVNNTSDMFGTDYIDLRSAGTKYRHYYIAAEEITWDYGIRKPHQLIKPREMRRGMRKFLPEYKKVVFRAYSDKDFLIPVGRGEPQEHLGIMGPFIKAEINDLIAVVFKNKASRPYSFHLQGVYDLSQGAGMGQAHSSAPLGVPGEPVAPGEARTYNWKITKKQGPTDSEFDCKTGAYYSTVDKERDLHSGLIGPMAICKPGTLRKTLREVQEFTLLFHTFDETKSWYLEENLQRHCAPPCQANTEDPWYHISNKFAAINGYVAETLPGLLIAQHQLVRWHLLNVGSDGEYHSVHFHGLPFTVHTEKEHRMGVYNLFPGVFGTVEMRPPTVGTWLVECTIGEYQLAGMRAKLLVYDRECVTPLGMKSGRIEDSQITASDHINTWEPRLARLEQSGYINAWIGRDKTSWLQVDLLRPTLLHGVQTQGVRSKLRDNYITIFKVSYSLDQETWTTYRGNRTRQNDVLYGNMDSSKVKNNAFFPPFVARYIRIHPENFVQRPALRLELLGCDLNSCSLPLGLSKGQKKYIPDGNFSASSFYYSLLRSWSPSLARLHQEGGANAWRPKNNNPHEWLQVDFGKVKRITGVVTQGARSMLTQMMVTEFSVTVSHDEHSWSSVLDESSQREKIFTGNSDSDEEALNVFEPPLFGRYFRIHPRGWVNDIALRLEVLGCDTQQGL, via the exons ATGGAGCTGACCGCCATGAGAGCCGCGAtacttgtgctgctgctgccgccgctgctgctctgCTTCCCGGCCGGGCAGCAGCCACAGCAGTCCGCCGCTGCTGTCAGAGAGTATTATGTAGCTGCTGTGGAGATCGGCTGGGACTATGTCCACCTGGATGATGATGACCCAGCGTCCGAGCAAAG gaGAAGATCCAAAGATATTCCtcaaaaatacatcaaagcTGTTTACAGGGAGTACACAGACTCCACATACACTACCCCCAAGAAACGGCCGCCATGGACAG GTATTCAGGGTCCTGTGATCGTAGCCCGGGCTGGTGACAGGGTGGTGGTCCATTTCAAAAACCTTGCCTCTCAATCCTACAGTATCAGCCCTGTGGGGATCACCTACTGGAAACAGTCTGAAG GAGCCGGGTATGATGACTCCACAGCGGGCCAGGAGAAGGAGGATGATGCAGTCTCTCCTGGAGGATACTATGAGTACGTGTGGGACATCAGCCCTAAAGACGGCCCCACCACCAGTGACCCCGAGTGTCTCACTTACTCCTACTCGTCCCAGGTGGACACGGTGCGAGACGTGAACTCAGGACTCATCGGCGCCCTGCTCATCTGCAAAGCAA GTGCCTTTACAGAGGACGGCCAGAGGAGAAATCCAGCGTTCGTCCTGCTGTTTGCGGTGTTCGATGAGACCAAGAGCTGGTATGGAGAGGTCGGAGAGCGGAAGAGCAGAGAGAAGTTCAAGAGGAGCGTCGGCAGGAAGGAATACCACACCATCAATGGATATATCAACTCTACGTTACCCG GTTTGACAATGTGTCAGGGCCGTAATCAAGTGTCCTGGCATCTGATTGGGATGGGCACGGCTCCAGAAATTCACTCCATTCAGTTTCAGGATCACACTCTGGAG gTGTTGAATCATCGTAAAGTCACTGTGGAGGTGACCCCCATGACATTCATCACTGCAGAAATGAGACCTTCCGCTATAGGTCGCTTCCTTATGAGCTGTCAGATACATGCTCACCGCCACG ATGGTATGAGCACTTTTTTCACAGTGGAGGACTGCCCTGAGCCCGTCACTCTGCCAGGACCCGACCTGCGTAACGTCAAGCACACAGTTAGCGAGGACAGCAGTGAAGACTACAGCTACGAAGATGACGATAATTTGTTTAACACCATAAACTTTTACCCTAAGAAACCACAAGTGCAGGCAAGATCCATTGGGGGACAGCCACGTAGAACCTGGCAGCATTACATCGCTGTTGAAGAGGTCGTCTGGAACTACGCCCATCATCTCAAACCCACAGACAG TGAGTTGCAGTCGGGATATCTGCCTGCAGCTCCCCATCACCTGGGCTACAAGTATAAAAAGGCGAGGTATGTGGAGTACACAGACGCATCTTTCACTCAGAGGAAGAGCTCTGACAAGACGCTGCTGGGTCCGCTCCTGAAAGGAAAAGTCAACGATCAAATCCAT ATCACTCTGAGAAACATGGCCAGTCGACCTTTCAACATCTACCCAAATGGCCTCACCAGGATCTATCCACTGCACAGATCTGCAAATG CTGCAGAGACGGACTTGCGCTCCCTGGAAGTGCCCCCTAACGGGACGTTTACCTACGTTTGGAGGCTAACAATAGACGATGGACCCTTGGAAGGAGACCCCCAGTGTCTGACCCAGCTGTATCAGAGCACCGTCTCCCCAGAGAGGGACTTGGCTTCTGGGCTGGTGGGCACCCTGCTCATCTGCAAGCACGACACCATGGACACCAGAGGACGTCTG CTGGTCCCAGATAAAGAGTGGAGCTTGATATTTGCCGTGTTTGATGAGAACAGAAGTTGGTACTTCAATGAAAACATGCAGCAGTCCACCCTGACCTCCTTTAACGCCACCGACCCTGAATTCTACAACTCTAATGTCATTTACA GTATAAACGGCACCATGTTCGCTGGGCGTCAGTTTGTGGCGTTTCAAACTGACGTCACCCTCTGGCATGTGGCCAATGTGGGCACCCAGAGTGACTTCCTCTCTGTTTACTTCACTGGAAACCTCTTTAAGTACCAAGGCCTCTACCAGTCCGTTCTCACCCTCTTCCCCATGACTGGCATAACCGTTCCCATGGAAACCGACCTGATGG GTGAGTGGGAGATCGGTGCCTACGACGGCAGCCTCAAGAGCCGAGGGATGAGCATCCGTTACAGCGTTCTTCACAGCAACGATGGAGACATAGTTGACCGTGACGGGATTGAAGAAGATATCTCTGACTACATCAATGATTTAAATCTACCGAGGAGCAGAAGAACTGGAAATCGCACAGTGTTGGTTCGAATGTGTAAGAAACCCCGCGCTGATAACAATACTCTGTCAGTAAATGCTTCCAGTCAAAATGTCACTGATGATAAAGCTGTGGGGACCGGAGCTGAAGGACAGTCCGAATGTGAGCTGAGGAAAGTGATGGTGGGAGGAGAAAACCCCAACATGGTGTCTGAGGGAGGAATCCCACAGGATGTCTTGGAGGAAATAGCGAGAGATGGTGAGTGGACGGTTTCTCAGAATGGGACTGAACTTAAAGGAGAGAGAAGTGGCAGACAGAGAAGACAGGCAGAGGGCAACTGGACGGACACAGACATCACTTctggagaagatggaggaactAGTGTAGAGATTGAAGAAGAGGCTGTGGAAAATAAGTCTGACGCTGGCGCAGAAGTATTATTTGAGGACAGAAGTGGAGTGTCAAGTGTGGATAATGTGACAAAGGGAGAGCTTGAAGAGAGCAACGAGATCTTACTGAGCAGCAATCGACAGCTGAGCGAGGAGATCTCAAGTGTagagcagagcagctcagaAGGGATGGATCAAAACTTAGTACCACAAAACCCCGTTCAGTCTGAACCTGAGCAAATTACAGAAGATCCGTTGGATCTGGGCTACAACAAAACTgccaagaacaacaacaacacatcaaGGATTGACCGGTCCTTTGAGTACCTTGAGTATGATGACTACGGAAGCCAAGAG GTGAACAACACATCAGATATGTTTGGCACGGATTACATAGACCTGCGCTCTGCAGGGACCAAATATCGCCACTACTACATAGCTGCAGAGGAGATCACCTGGGACTACGGCATCAGAAAACCACATCAGCTCATCAAACCCAG AGAGATGCGTCGAGGGATGAGGAAGTTCCTGCCAGAGTATAAGAAGGTGGTGTTTCGAGCCTACAGCGATAAAGACTTCCTAATTCCTGTAGGCAGAGGAGAGCCACAGGAACACCTGGGTATCATGGGACCTTTCATCAAAGCTGAGATTAATGATCTCATCGCT GTGGTCTTTAAGAACAAGGCGTCCAGGCCTTACTCCTTTCATCTTCAGGGAGTCTATGATCTCAGTCAGGGGGCCGGCATGGGCCAGGCACATTCCTCTGCTCCACTTGGGGTACCAGGAGAGCCTGTGGCTCCTGGGGAGGCGCGGACCTATAACTGGAAGATAACCAAGAAACAAGGACCCACTGACTCTGAATTTGACTGTAAGACTGGGGCTTACTACTCCACTGTGGACAAG GAGAGGGACCTTCATTCAGGTCTGATTGGTCCAATGGCGATCTGTAAGCCCGGCACCCTCCGTAAGACACTGCGAGAGGTCCAGGAGTTCACCCTTCTCTTCCACACCTTTGATGAAACTAAAAGCTGGTATCTGGAGGAGAACCTGCAGCGGCACTGTGCTCCGCCCTGTCAGGCCAACACTGAGGACCCCTGGTACCACATCAGCAATAAGTTTGCAG CAATAAACGGTTACGTGGCGGAGACACTTCCTGGTCTGCTGATCGCCCAGCACCAGCTCGTCAGATGGCACCTGCTGAATGTAGGAAGTGACGGAGAGTACCATTCTGTACATTTCCACGGTTTGCCTTTCactgttcacactgagaaggAACATCGTATGGGGGTCTACAACCTCTTCcctg GAGTGTTCGGCACGGTGGAGATGAGACCCCCTACAGTCGGCACGTGGCTGGTGGAGTGCACTATAGGAGAATACCAGCTGGCCGGAATGAGGGCTAAACTACTGGTCTATGACCGAG AATGTGTCACGCCTCTGGGAATGAAATCAGGAAGGATCGAGGACTCCCAGATCACAGCATCAGATCATATAA ATACCTGGGAGCCGAGGCTGGCCAGGCTGGAGCAGTCTGGTTATATCAATGCCTGGATAGGCAGAGATAAGACATCATGGCTACAG gTCGACCTTCTGAGGCCCACCCTGCTGCACGGTGTGCAGACGCAGGGAGTCAGATCAAAACTGAGGGACAACTACATCACAATCTTTAAGGTCTCCTACAGTCTGGACCAGGAGACTTGGACCacctacagaggaaacagaaccaGGCAGAATGAT GTACTTTACGGCAACATGGACAGCTCCAAAGTGAAAAACAACGCTTTCTTTCCACCCTTTGTGGCTCGCTACATCAGGATTCACCCTGAAAACTTTGTGCAGAGGCCTGCTCTCCGTCTGGAGCTGCTGGGCTGCGACCTCAACA gctgctctctccctctcgggCTCTCGAAGGGGCAGAAGAAGTACATTCCCGACGGCAACTTCAGCGCCTCCTCATTTTATTACTCTCTGCTGCGTAGCTGGAGCCCCAGCCTTGCTCGGCTCCATCAGGAAGGCGGCGCCAATGCCTGGAGGCCAAAG AACAACAACCCTCACGAGTGGCTGCAGGTTGATTTTGGCAAAGTGAAACGCATCACAGGGGTCGTAACCCAAGGAGCACGATCAATGTTGACCCAAATGATGGTGACAGAGTTCTCGGTCACCGTCAGTCATGATGAACACTCCTGGAGCAGTGTGTTGGATGAAAGCTCCCAAAGAGAAAAG ATCTTCACAGGAAACAGCGACTCAGACGAAGAAGCTCTCAATGTTTTTGAGCCTCCTCTGTTCGGGCGCTACTTCCGCATCCACCCGCGGGGTTGGGTCAACGACATCGCACTGCGtctggaggtcctgggctgtgACACGCAACAGGGGCTCTGA